The nucleotide sequence CGTGCTCATGTTCGTGGTGCTGGCGCTGGTGGGCCTGCTCATGTTCTCGCCGGCCTTCGGCGTGGGCGACCAGTTCACGAATCTCATCCAAAGCGTGCCCGGCTACATCCAAACCATCGCGAACTGGGGCAACGACCTGTATGCCCGGTATGCCGACGTGCTGCAGAACGACACGGTGCAAGGATGGATCACCGACGCGTTCAACGCCCTCGTGGCATGGGCTTCCACGTTCGCGCGCGACAGCGCCTCGGGGGTGGTGGCCATCGGCACCGGCGTGGTGAACACGTTCGTGGCGCTTGGCTTCGCGCTGGTCGTGGCGTTCTGGATGCTCATGGAGCTGCCCGACCTCGGCCGCGAGAGCGAGCGCCTCGTCGGCCCGAAGCACCGCGAGGACCTGGAGATGCTGCACGTCACGTTCACGCGCGTCATGGGCGGCTATATCAAGGGCATGCTTCTCCAGTGCGCCATCATCGGGGTGGGCTGCTTTGTGCTGTTCGGCGTCATCGGCATCCCGAACTACGCCGCCCTGGGCGGTATCGCCGGCCTGCTGAACATCATCCCCATCGTGGGCCCGTGGCTGGGCGGTGCGCTCGCGGCCGTGGTGGGCGTGTTCGTGAGCCCCTGGATCGCGCTCGTGGCGCTGCTGGGCACCATCGCCATCCAGCAGATCGTCTACACGTTCGTGTCGCCGAAGATCATGGCGAACTCGGTGGACGTGCACCCGGCCCTCACCCTCATCGCTTTGATGGCCGGCTCGGCCATCGGCGGCGCCATGAGCGGCTTCACCGGCTCGCTCGTGGGTATGCTGGCCTCGATTCCGGCCGTGGCCGTGGCGAAGTCGGTGTTCGTGTACTACTTCGAGAAGCGCACAGGCCGCCAGCTCGTGGCCAAGGACGGGGTGTTCTTCCAGGGCACGCCGGCTGACGGCGATGCCGTCGACCCCATAGCCGACGCCATCGCGCCGCATCCCGACGCGTCGGCCGCGTACGAGCGTGGGGAGCAGCGGAAGGCCGACGCAGAAAAGAAGGCGCGGCAGAACAAAGAACGCTAAACTGTCTCCAGCACGTTTTGGGCGGGCCCGGCGCCTCGGTGCCGCGGGCGCCTTGAGCATAGGGGGCATCGGGGAGGTTTGGCCGATGCGCAGACCAGAGGACCAACGGGAAAGAAAGATAGACGACATGGAGTATATGAGCACTGCCGAGATACGCGAGAAGTACCTGAGCTACTTCGAGGCGAAGGGCTGCAAGCGCTGGCCTTCGTCCTCGCTGATTCCCGACGACCCGTCGCTTCTGCTGACGAGCGCCGGCATGGTGCAGTTCAAGCCCTACTTCCTGCAGCAGAAGCAGCTCGAGGCGCCTTACGTGGGCACCACGACCGCGCAGAAGTGCGTGCGCACGAACGACATCGATATCATCGGCACCACGGGCCGCCACCTGAGCTTCTTCGAGATGCTCGGCAACTTCAGCTTCGGCGCGTACTTCAAGAAGGAGATGTGCGCCTGGGCCTACGAGTTCTCCACCGAGGTGCTGGGCCTGCCCGCCGAGCGCCTGTACTTCACCGTGTACCTCGACGACGACGAGACCATCGAGATCTGGAAGGGCCTCGGCGTGCCCGAGGACCACATCTCGCGCCTGGGCGAGGAGGACAACTTCTGGCGCGCCGGACCCACCGGCCCGTGCGGCCCGTGCTCCGAGATCTACTACGACCAGGGCGAGGAGTTCGGCTGCGGCAGCCCCGACTGCGCGCCGGGCTGCGACTGCGACCGTTTCCTGGAGTACTGGAACCTCGTGTTCACCCAGTACGACGGCCAGGAGGACGGCTCGTTCGTGCCGCTGCCGAAGAAGAACATCGATACCGGCATGGGCTTGGAGCGCATCGCGGCCATCATGCAGGGCGTGCAGTCGAACTACGAGACCGACGTGCTGCGCAGCCTCGTGGGCGTGGGCGAGCGCCTGACCGGCGCCGTGTACGGGGCCGACGCCGAGGCCGACCTGTCGCTGCGCATCATGGCCGACCACAGCCGCTCGGTGACGTTCATGATCGCCGACGGCATTTTGCCCTCCAACGAGGGCCGCGGCTACGTGCTGCGCCGCCTGCTGCGCCGCGCCGTGATGAAGGGGCACCTGCTGGGCCTGGACAAGCCCTTCCTCAACGAGTACGTTGACGAGATCGTGAACCTCATGGGCGACGTGTACCCCGAGATTGTGGAGAACCGCGAGCTGGCTCGCCGCGTCATCCTGTCCGAGGAGGAGCGCTTCGGCGCCACGCTGCGCCAGGGCCGCGCCTTCCTCGACGAGGCGCTGGCCGGGATAGAGGGCGAGGTGCTGCCGGGCGACCGCGCTTTCACGCTGCACGACACCTACGGCTTCCCCGTGGAGGTCACGCGCGAGCTGTGCGGCGAGCGTGGCATCGAGGTGGACATGGAGGGCTTCGGCCGCTGCATGGACGAGCAGCGCGAGCGCGCCCGCGCTGCCAATACGAAGGATGCCGAGGCGGCTTGGTCCACGTACGGCGGCGTGATGAACGAGATCTTGGAGGCCGTGGGGCCCACCGAGTTCCTCGGCTACACGAAGAGCGAGGCGGATGCGCGCGTGCTGGCGATCGTGAAGGACGGCCAGCAGGTAGACGTGCTGGAAGCGGGCGAGGAGGGCCGCGTGGTGCTGGACGCCACGCCGTTCTACGCCGAGAAGGGCGGCCAGATCGGCGATACGGGCGTTCTGGCCGAAGACGGCGTCGTCGTGGCGGTGCTCGATACCAAGGAGCCCGAGAAGGGCTTGATCGCGCATACCGTCAAGGTGATGGACGAGCTGGCAGGCGGGCGCATCCAAGTGGGCGACACCGTTCATGCCGCCATCGACGTGCCCCGCCGCGAGCGCATACGCCGCAACCACACGGCCACGCATATCCTGCACTGGGCGCTGCGCCAGGTGCTGGGCGATCACGTGAAGCAGGCCGGCAGCTACGTTGCCGACAGTCGCCTGCGCTTCGACTTCACGCACTTCGAGGCCATGACGGCCGAGCAGATCGCCGAGGTGGAGCGCCTGGCGAACGAGAAGGTCATGGAGAACCATCCCGTGCGCGCCTACGAGACCTCGCTCGCGTCGGCCCGCGAGGCCGGCGTCATGGCGCTCTTCGGCGAGAAGTACGGCGAGTTCGTGCGCGTGCTGGACATCGAAGGGTTCTCGCAGGAGCTCTGCGGCGGCACGCACGTGTCGGCAACGAGCGAGATCGGTTTCGTGAAGATCACGTCCGAGACGAGCGTGGGTGCGAACCTGCGCCGTATCGAGGCAGTGACCAGCTTCGACGCCCTGGCGTATATGAACCGCGTGGAGGTGGAGCTCAAGGAGAGCGCCGAGGCGCTGCGCGTGCCCCTGTTCGACGTGAGCGAGCGCACCGCCGCCAACGTGAAGCAGCTCAAGGAGCTGCAGACGAAGATGAAGCGCAACCGCCAGACCATCGCAGACGACGGCATCTCGTCGCTGGTGGAAGGCGCCGTCGAGGCGAAGGGCGGCTATCACGTGGTGTTCGGGCGCCTGCCCGAGGCCGACGCAGGGCAGATGCGCAACGCATGGGACGTGCTGCGCGCGCGTCTGGGCAAGCCGGGCGCCGCGGTGCTGGCCACCGAGAAGGACGGCAAGCCCACGCTCTTGGCCGCTGGCACGCCGGAGGCGGTGGAGGCGGGTTTCGACGCCGGTGCCGTTATCAAGGCGATCTCCGGCAACATCAAGGGCGGCGGCGGCGGGAAGGCCGCCATGGCGCAAGCGGGCGGCAAAGACGCCTCGGGGATCGATGCAGCGCTCGAGGCTGCTCGGGAGATGCTGCTGTAAGGCTCTGGGCTGGGGCTGTCCGACGCGGCACGCGCTCGGGCAGCCTTGGCTCGCGCGAACAGCCCGTTGGGCCAGCTTGCACACGACCAGGAAAGGCCCTTAGCATGCGCATCATGGCGCTCGACATAGGCGAAACGCGGGTGGGCGTCGCGGTGTGCGACCCGGGGGAGCGGGTGGCGTCGCCGGTGTGCGTGCTGCCGGCTGCCGAGGTGCTCTCCTGTGCGAAGCCGTTCCGCCGGCTGCTGGAGGACTGGGAGCCGGAGCTGCTGCTGTGCGGCTTGCCCTATACGCTGGCCGGCCAGGAAGGGCCGCAGGCTGCGCGTATCCGTACGGCGGCCGATGCCATCACGAAGGCGTGCGGCATCCCCCACGAGTTCGCCGACGAGCGGTTGAGCTCGCAGGAGGCCAAACGGAGTTTGCGTGAAAAGGGCATGGGCGAGCGGGAGATGCGCGGCAAAATAGATATGATAGCCGCAAGTCTGTTCTTGCAGGCGTGGCTTGATGCGCGCCGTTAGGCAAGCCGAAAGGTAGAGGAACGTCCATGCCCCCACGGAAGCAAGTCACGTATTCGCAGCGCCCGAACCATGCGGCCCGCTCGGCGCACGCGCGCGGCGAGCGCGAATTCCGCACCTACGACACCAGCTATATCCGCCCGAAACAGAGCAAGGGCCCGAAGATCTTCGCGGCGGTGCTTGCCGTCGTCGTTATCGGTGGCCTGGTTTGGGGCGGGCTCACCCTGTTCAACAGCTGCTCGGGCACGCCGGCAGAGCTCCTTGCCGAAGGCCAGGAGGCCACCGTCGTGGTGGAGCAGGGCTCCGGTGCCAAGGCCATCGGGGAGCAGCTCGTGGAGAAGAAGCTGGTGGGAAGTGCTTCCGACTTCACGAAGCGCGTGAACGAGATGGGCGTGGAGTCCCAGCTCAAGCCCGGCACCTACACGTTCGCGGGCGGAACGTCGCTCGACGACATCGTCAGGCAGCTTGCCGCAGGCCCCGACATGGGCAACGCGCTGACCATCCCCGAAGGCTACAAGCTCTCCGACATCGCCGCGGCCGTCGCCACGGCCTCCGAGGGCCGCATCACGGCCGAGGCCTTCACGGCCGCGGCATCCGATGCCAGCGTGTACGCGGCCAGCTACAGTTTCCTGGCCGATGCGGGCACGAACTCCCTCGAGGGCTTCCTTTTCCCCAAGACCTACGCCGTGGCCGACGACGCAACGGCCGACTCGCTCGTCCGCATGATGCTCGACCAGTTCCAGAAGGAGACGGCGGGCCTCGACTGGTCGTACCCGCAATCGCAGGGGCTCTCCATCTACGACGCCGTGAACCTGGCCTCCATCGTGGAGAAGGAGTCGAGCGGCGACGAGCAGATCCGCGCCCAGGTGGCCGCCGTGTTCTACAACCGCCTGGAGACGACGGGCGAGCCCAGCTACGGCTTCCTGCAAAGCGATGCAACGACCGCCTACGAGGTGGGCCACGATCCCACGCCCGAGGAGGTGCACGCCGAGACGCCGTACAGCACGTACACGAACAAGGGCCTTCCGCCCACGCCCATCTGCTCACCGAGCCTCGACTGCCTCAAGGCCGTGTGCGCGCCCGACCAGGAATCGCTCGGCAAGTACTTCTTCTTCTACTTCGAGGGAGACAGCTACTACTTCACCGAAACGTATGAAGACCATATGGGCACGTTCTCGTAGGGCGTCTGCTCCGAGTATCTGACCGACCCTATCTGCAAAGCAGCCGACCATGCCGCTTCTTGAAC is from Gordonibacter urolithinfaciens and encodes:
- a CDS encoding AI-2E family transporter; protein product: MDPEQNEREQAKALKARRRFLTVWTIVGAILLTGVLVYLFNLLSVPVGIVIWSVVIVFCLRGPVNKLEKLGVPRLAGTAIAYVLMFVVLALVGLLMFSPAFGVGDQFTNLIQSVPGYIQTIANWGNDLYARYADVLQNDTVQGWITDAFNALVAWASTFARDSASGVVAIGTGVVNTFVALGFALVVAFWMLMELPDLGRESERLVGPKHREDLEMLHVTFTRVMGGYIKGMLLQCAIIGVGCFVLFGVIGIPNYAALGGIAGLLNIIPIVGPWLGGALAAVVGVFVSPWIALVALLGTIAIQQIVYTFVSPKIMANSVDVHPALTLIALMAGSAIGGAMSGFTGSLVGMLASIPAVAVAKSVFVYYFEKRTGRQLVAKDGVFFQGTPADGDAVDPIADAIAPHPDASAAYERGEQRKADAEKKARQNKER
- the alaS gene encoding alanine--tRNA ligase — encoded protein: MEYMSTAEIREKYLSYFEAKGCKRWPSSSLIPDDPSLLLTSAGMVQFKPYFLQQKQLEAPYVGTTTAQKCVRTNDIDIIGTTGRHLSFFEMLGNFSFGAYFKKEMCAWAYEFSTEVLGLPAERLYFTVYLDDDETIEIWKGLGVPEDHISRLGEEDNFWRAGPTGPCGPCSEIYYDQGEEFGCGSPDCAPGCDCDRFLEYWNLVFTQYDGQEDGSFVPLPKKNIDTGMGLERIAAIMQGVQSNYETDVLRSLVGVGERLTGAVYGADAEADLSLRIMADHSRSVTFMIADGILPSNEGRGYVLRRLLRRAVMKGHLLGLDKPFLNEYVDEIVNLMGDVYPEIVENRELARRVILSEEERFGATLRQGRAFLDEALAGIEGEVLPGDRAFTLHDTYGFPVEVTRELCGERGIEVDMEGFGRCMDEQRERARAANTKDAEAAWSTYGGVMNEILEAVGPTEFLGYTKSEADARVLAIVKDGQQVDVLEAGEEGRVVLDATPFYAEKGGQIGDTGVLAEDGVVVAVLDTKEPEKGLIAHTVKVMDELAGGRIQVGDTVHAAIDVPRRERIRRNHTATHILHWALRQVLGDHVKQAGSYVADSRLRFDFTHFEAMTAEQIAEVERLANEKVMENHPVRAYETSLASAREAGVMALFGEKYGEFVRVLDIEGFSQELCGGTHVSATSEIGFVKITSETSVGANLRRIEAVTSFDALAYMNRVEVELKESAEALRVPLFDVSERTAANVKQLKELQTKMKRNRQTIADDGISSLVEGAVEAKGGYHVVFGRLPEADAGQMRNAWDVLRARLGKPGAAVLATEKDGKPTLLAAGTPEAVEAGFDAGAVIKAISGNIKGGGGGKAAMAQAGGKDASGIDAALEAAREMLL
- the ruvX gene encoding Holliday junction resolvase RuvX, which gives rise to MRIMALDIGETRVGVAVCDPGERVASPVCVLPAAEVLSCAKPFRRLLEDWEPELLLCGLPYTLAGQEGPQAARIRTAADAITKACGIPHEFADERLSSQEAKRSLREKGMGEREMRGKIDMIAASLFLQAWLDARR
- the mltG gene encoding endolytic transglycosylase MltG; this encodes MPPRKQVTYSQRPNHAARSAHARGEREFRTYDTSYIRPKQSKGPKIFAAVLAVVVIGGLVWGGLTLFNSCSGTPAELLAEGQEATVVVEQGSGAKAIGEQLVEKKLVGSASDFTKRVNEMGVESQLKPGTYTFAGGTSLDDIVRQLAAGPDMGNALTIPEGYKLSDIAAAVATASEGRITAEAFTAAASDASVYAASYSFLADAGTNSLEGFLFPKTYAVADDATADSLVRMMLDQFQKETAGLDWSYPQSQGLSIYDAVNLASIVEKESSGDEQIRAQVAAVFYNRLETTGEPSYGFLQSDATTAYEVGHDPTPEEVHAETPYSTYTNKGLPPTPICSPSLDCLKAVCAPDQESLGKYFFFYFEGDSYYFTETYEDHMGTFS